In the Burkholderiales bacterium genome, one interval contains:
- a CDS encoding NarK family nitrate/nitrite MFS transporter: protein MSADTGRAVAASGKKGRLLTIWTPEDKAFWEREGEAIARINLWISVPALFLAFAVWQLWSVVAVNLPALGFQYSTNQLFWLAAAPALSGATLRIFYSFMVPIFGGRRWTAISTASLLIPTIGIGIAIQDNTTSYATMLILALLCGLGGGNFSSSMANISFFFPKERKGSALGVNAGLGNLGVSSVQFLTPLVVTMPIWLFFQGSPQTIVNSAGQTVQVWMQNAAFVWVPFIAIAAILAWVGMNDIADARASFREQSVIFRRKHNWIMCWLYIGTFGSFIGYAAGFPLLIKSQFPQVNALQYAWLGPLVGAVIRPFGGWLADKLGGARVTFWNFVVMAGAVVGVLYFLPSGPTGGSFPGFLGMFLLLFLTTGIGNGSTFRMIPVIFLTERTREAAGKGKAAEEQAIKDGNKEGAAVLGFAGAIGAYGGFFIPKSYGTSISLTGGPEAALYVFIIFYLTCIAITWWFYARKNAEMPC from the coding sequence ATGAGCGCAGATACCGGCAGGGCTGTCGCCGCCAGCGGCAAGAAGGGCAGGCTGCTGACGATCTGGACACCCGAGGACAAGGCGTTCTGGGAGCGCGAGGGCGAAGCCATCGCACGGATCAACTTGTGGATTTCGGTGCCGGCGTTGTTTCTCGCCTTCGCGGTGTGGCAGCTCTGGAGCGTGGTAGCGGTGAATCTGCCCGCGCTGGGATTCCAGTACAGCACCAACCAGTTGTTCTGGCTCGCCGCGGCGCCGGCCCTTTCTGGGGCCACGCTGCGCATCTTCTATTCCTTCATGGTGCCGATCTTTGGCGGCCGGCGCTGGACGGCGATCTCCACGGCTTCGCTGCTGATCCCCACGATCGGCATCGGCATCGCGATCCAGGACAACACCACGAGCTACGCCACCATGCTGATCCTGGCGCTGCTGTGCGGGCTCGGCGGCGGCAACTTCTCCTCCAGCATGGCCAACATCAGCTTCTTCTTCCCCAAGGAGCGCAAAGGTTCTGCGCTGGGCGTGAACGCGGGGCTGGGAAACCTCGGCGTGTCCTCGGTCCAGTTCCTCACACCCCTGGTGGTGACGATGCCGATCTGGCTGTTTTTCCAGGGCTCGCCGCAGACCATCGTCAACAGCGCGGGACAGACCGTGCAGGTGTGGATGCAGAACGCGGCCTTCGTGTGGGTGCCGTTCATCGCGATCGCCGCGATTCTGGCCTGGGTCGGCATGAACGACATCGCCGATGCCCGGGCTTCCTTCCGCGAGCAGTCAGTGATCTTCCGCCGCAAGCACAACTGGATCATGTGCTGGCTCTACATCGGGACCTTCGGTTCCTTCATCGGTTACGCCGCGGGATTTCCACTGCTCATCAAGAGCCAGTTTCCTCAGGTCAACGCCCTGCAATATGCCTGGCTCGGCCCGCTGGTCGGCGCGGTCATCCGCCCGTTCGGCGGGTGGCTGGCGGACAAGTTGGGCGGGGCGCGCGTTACATTCTGGAACTTCGTGGTCATGGCCGGGGCGGTGGTCGGCGTCCTATACTTTCTGCCCTCCGGCCCCACGGGCGGCAGCTTCCCGGGCTTTCTGGGTATGTTTCTGCTCCTTTTCCTCACCACCGGGATCGGCAACGGTTCGACCTTCCGGATGATTCCGGTCATCTTCCTGACCGAGCGCACGCGCGAGGCGGCGGGCAAAGGCAAGGCGGCCGAGGAGCAGGCGATCAAGGACGGAAACAAGGAGGGCGCGGCCGTGCTCGGCTTCGCCGGCGCCATCGGCGCCTATGGCGGTTTCTTCATCCCGAAGAGTTACGGGACTTCGATCTCGCTCACCGGCGGGCCGGAAGCGGCGCTGTACGTGTTCATCATCTTCTATCTGACCTGTATCGCGATCACCTGGTGGTTCTACGCGCGCAAGAACGCGGAGATGCCCTGCTGA
- a CDS encoding nitrate reductase subunit alpha, with the protein MSHFLDRLTFFTQERQEFADGHGEVRREDRTWEDGYRSRWAHDKIVRSTHGTNCTGSCSWKIYVKGGIVTWETQQTDYPRTRADLPNHEPRGCSRGASYSWYLYSANRIKYPMIRGRLVRLWREARKSMGPVQAWASIVENPERAKSYKSVRGLGGFVRSTWEEATELIAAANVYTIKKHGPDRVIGFSPIPAMSMVSYAAGSRYLSLIGGVCMSFYDWYCDLPPSSPQTWGEQTDVPESADWYNSTFIVAWGSNVPQTRTPDAHFFTEVRYKGAKIVAVTPDYAEVSKLADLWLHPKQGTDAALAMAMGHVILKEFHLERPSAYFQDYCRRYTDLPLLVRLVKRGEHYVAERFLRASDFADRLGQANNPEWKTVGFDEHSGRVVVPHGSVGFRWNQKPGEDLGKWNLEEKEAGGAPIRLRLSLIDSRDAVVPVGFPYFGGITHERFNHNDQGTDVLVRNVPVKKLQLADGETLVASVFDLLVANYGIDRGLGGRAARSYEDNVPYTPKWQEAITGVKAADAITVARQFADNADKTHGKSMVIIGAAMNHWYHSDMNYRSIINMLMLCGCVGVSGGGWAHYVGQEKLRPQTGWTAIAFALDWHRPPRQQNSTSFFYAHTDQWRYEKLKVSEILSPLADPSQFAGSFIDFNVRAERMGWLPSAPQLQANPLQVCRDAAAVGSDPKDYAVKALREGRLALSCEDPDNPANFPRNLFVWRSNLLGSSGKGHEYFLKHLLGTAHGVQGKDLGEMGGEKPLEVEWRDPAPEGKLDLLVTLDFRMSTTCLYSDVVLPTATWYEKNDLNTSDMHPFIHPLSAAVDPVWESRSDWEIYKAIAKKFSEVCIGHLGVEKDLVLTPLMHDTPAELAQAVGVKDWKKGECDLIPGRTAPQMTVIERDYPNTYRKFTALGPLMSKIGNGGKGIVWNTEQEVKNLLELNYPVTEEGVTKGLPRIESDIDAAEVILMLAPETNGEVAVKAWEALSRVTGREHAHLAKSKQDEKLRFRDLQAQPRKIISSPTWSGIESEHVSYNSGWTNVNELIPWRTLTGRQQFYQDHPWMLGFGEGLCVYRPPVDLKTVRPMLGKTPNGNREVVLNFITPHQKWGIHSTYTDNLLMLTLSRGGPIVWISEVDAREAGIEDNDWIELYNVNGAITARAVVSQRVAQGMCLMYHAQEKIVNVPGSEITGARGGIHNSVTRTVMKPTHMIGGYAQLSYGFNYYGTIGTNRDEFVIVRKMNKVEWLDSPAPLARA; encoded by the coding sequence ATGAGTCATTTCCTCGACCGGCTGACTTTCTTCACCCAGGAACGGCAGGAGTTCGCCGACGGGCACGGGGAGGTGAGACGGGAAGACCGCACCTGGGAGGACGGCTACCGCAGCCGCTGGGCGCACGACAAGATCGTGCGCTCGACCCATGGCACCAACTGCACCGGGTCGTGTTCGTGGAAGATCTATGTCAAGGGGGGAATCGTCACCTGGGAGACGCAGCAGACCGACTATCCGCGCACGCGCGCCGATCTGCCCAACCACGAGCCGCGCGGCTGCTCGCGTGGCGCGTCGTATTCTTGGTATCTGTACAGCGCCAACCGCATCAAATACCCGATGATTCGCGGCCGGCTGGTGCGGCTGTGGCGCGAAGCGCGCAAGTCCATGGGCCCCGTGCAGGCCTGGGCTTCGATCGTCGAGAATCCCGAGCGCGCGAAAAGCTACAAATCGGTGAGGGGTTTGGGCGGTTTCGTACGCTCGACCTGGGAGGAGGCTACCGAGCTCATCGCCGCCGCCAACGTCTATACCATCAAGAAGCACGGCCCTGACCGCGTGATCGGCTTTTCGCCGATTCCCGCGATGTCGATGGTTTCGTACGCGGCCGGCAGCCGCTATCTGTCGCTGATCGGCGGGGTGTGCATGAGCTTCTACGACTGGTACTGCGACCTGCCGCCGTCCTCTCCGCAGACCTGGGGCGAGCAGACCGACGTGCCCGAATCCGCCGACTGGTACAACTCCACGTTCATCGTGGCCTGGGGTTCCAACGTTCCCCAGACTCGCACGCCGGATGCGCACTTTTTCACCGAGGTGCGCTACAAGGGCGCCAAGATCGTGGCCGTGACGCCGGACTACGCCGAGGTGTCGAAACTCGCCGATCTGTGGCTGCATCCGAAGCAGGGGACCGATGCGGCGCTGGCGATGGCGATGGGCCACGTGATTCTCAAGGAGTTCCACCTCGAACGGCCTTCGGCGTATTTCCAGGACTACTGCCGGCGCTATACCGATCTGCCGCTGCTCGTTCGGCTCGTCAAGCGCGGCGAGCACTACGTGGCCGAGCGCTTCCTGCGCGCCTCGGATTTCGCCGACCGGCTGGGCCAGGCCAACAATCCGGAGTGGAAGACCGTGGGGTTCGACGAGCACTCGGGTCGCGTGGTGGTCCCGCACGGCTCGGTCGGTTTCCGCTGGAACCAGAAGCCCGGCGAGGACCTGGGCAAGTGGAACCTCGAAGAGAAGGAAGCCGGCGGCGCGCCGATCCGGCTGCGGTTGTCGTTGATCGATTCGCGCGACGCCGTCGTTCCCGTCGGGTTCCCTTATTTCGGCGGCATCACCCACGAGCGGTTCAACCACAACGATCAGGGCACCGACGTGCTGGTGCGCAACGTCCCGGTGAAGAAACTGCAGCTCGCTGACGGCGAGACGCTGGTGGCGAGCGTCTTCGATCTGCTGGTCGCCAACTACGGCATCGATCGCGGGCTGGGCGGCCGCGCGGCCCGCTCGTACGAGGACAACGTCCCCTATACCCCGAAGTGGCAGGAAGCGATCACCGGAGTCAAGGCGGCCGACGCGATCACGGTGGCGCGGCAGTTCGCCGACAACGCCGACAAGACGCACGGCAAGTCGATGGTCATCATCGGCGCGGCCATGAATCACTGGTACCACAGCGATATGAACTACCGCAGCATCATCAACATGCTGATGCTGTGCGGCTGCGTCGGTGTGTCCGGCGGCGGCTGGGCCCACTACGTCGGCCAGGAGAAACTGCGGCCGCAGACCGGCTGGACCGCCATCGCTTTCGCGCTCGATTGGCATCGCCCGCCGCGCCAGCAGAACTCGACCTCTTTCTTCTACGCCCACACCGACCAGTGGCGCTACGAGAAGCTCAAGGTCAGCGAAATCCTCTCGCCGCTCGCCGACCCGTCGCAGTTCGCGGGCAGTTTCATCGACTTCAACGTGCGCGCCGAGCGCATGGGCTGGCTGCCCAGCGCGCCGCAACTGCAGGCGAACCCGCTCCAGGTGTGCCGGGACGCGGCGGCGGTCGGCTCGGACCCGAAGGACTACGCGGTCAAGGCGCTGCGCGAGGGCCGGCTCGCGTTGTCCTGCGAGGACCCGGACAACCCGGCGAACTTCCCGCGCAATCTGTTCGTCTGGCGCTCCAACCTGCTCGGATCGTCGGGCAAGGGGCACGAGTATTTCTTGAAGCACCTGCTGGGCACCGCGCACGGCGTGCAGGGCAAGGATCTGGGCGAGATGGGCGGCGAGAAGCCGCTCGAAGTCGAATGGCGCGACCCGGCACCGGAAGGCAAGCTCGATCTGCTGGTGACGCTGGATTTCCGCATGTCCACCACCTGCCTGTATTCGGACGTGGTGCTGCCCACCGCAACCTGGTACGAGAAGAACGACCTCAACACCTCCGACATGCACCCGTTCATCCATCCGCTGTCCGCGGCGGTGGACCCGGTGTGGGAGTCGCGCAGCGACTGGGAGATCTACAAGGCGATCGCCAAGAAGTTCTCCGAGGTCTGCATCGGGCATCTCGGGGTGGAAAAGGACCTGGTGCTGACCCCTCTGATGCACGACACCCCGGCCGAGCTGGCCCAGGCCGTCGGGGTCAAGGACTGGAAGAAGGGCGAATGCGACCTGATCCCGGGCCGAACCGCACCGCAGATGACCGTCATCGAGCGCGATTATCCGAACACCTACCGCAAGTTCACCGCACTGGGGCCGCTGATGAGCAAGATCGGCAACGGCGGCAAAGGCATCGTCTGGAACACCGAACAGGAGGTGAAGAACCTGCTGGAGCTGAACTATCCGGTCACCGAGGAGGGGGTCACCAAGGGTCTGCCGCGCATCGAGTCCGACATCGACGCGGCGGAAGTCATCCTGATGCTCGCGCCGGAAACCAACGGAGAGGTCGCCGTGAAGGCGTGGGAAGCGCTCTCGCGCGTCACCGGGCGCGAGCATGCGCATCTGGCGAAAAGCAAGCAGGACGAGAAGCTGCGCTTCCGCGACCTGCAGGCGCAGCCGCGCAAGATCATCTCCAGTCCTACCTGGAGCGGCATCGAGTCGGAGCACGTGAGCTACAACTCCGGCTGGACCAACGTCAACGAGCTGATCCCGTGGCGCACGCTCACCGGCCGCCAGCAGTTCTACCAGGACCATCCGTGGATGCTGGGTTTCGGCGAGGGATTGTGCGTCTACCGGCCGCCGGTCGACTTGAAGACGGTCCGACCGATGCTCGGCAAGACACCGAACGGCAACCGGGAGGTGGTGCTGAACTTCATCACGCCGCACCAGAAATGGGGCATCCACAGTACCTATACAGACAACCTGCTCATGCTCACGCTCTCGCGCGGCGGCCCCATCGTCTGGATTTCGGAAGTCGATGCAAGAGAAGCCGGCATCGAGGACAACGACTGGATCGAGCTTTACAACGTCAACGGCGCGATCACCGCGCGCGCGGTCGTGAGCCAGCGCGTGGCGCAGGGGATGTGCCTCATGTACCACGCGCAGGAGAAGATCGTGAACGTGCCCGGTTCCGAGATCACCGGGGCACGCGGCGGAATCCACAACTCGGTCACCCGCACCGTAATGAAGCCCACGCACATGATCGGCGGCTACGCGCAGCTTTCCTACGGCTTCAACTACTACGGGACCATCGGTACCAACCGCGACGAGTTCGTGATCGTGCGCAAGATGAACAAGGTCGAATGGCTCGACTCGCCCGCGCCGCTGGCGCGGGCCTGA
- the narH gene encoding nitrate reductase subunit beta — MKVRAQIAMVLNLDKCIGCHTCSVTCKNVWTNRAGMEYAWFNNVETKPGIGYPKEWENQDRWNGGWVRKGSGRIEPKQGGKWTLLMKIFANPSLPQIDDYYEPFTFDYEHLHTAPEMRAAPVARPRSLITGERMQKIEWGPNWEEILGGEFVKRSKDVNFEDVEKEIYGQFENTFMMYLPRLCEHCLNPTCVASCPSGSIYKREEDGIVLIDQDKCRGWRMCVSGCPYKKIYYNWATGKAEKCIFCYPRIEAGQPTVCSETCVGRIRYLGVLLYDADRIAHAAGVEDPKSLYQAQLDIFLDPNDASVLEQARRDGVPEAWLEAARRSPTYKMAVQWQVALPLHPEYRTLPMVWYVPPLSPIQAAANAGQVGTFGELPDVRSLRIPLRYLANLLSAGDEAPVARALERMLAMRAYMRDRHVEKRENHAVLEQVGLTVGQVEEMYRYMAIANYEDRFVIPTTHREYAEDAFELRGGCGFSFGNGCSPGASETSLFGGKRRKTIPIKAQA; from the coding sequence ATGAAAGTACGCGCGCAGATCGCGATGGTGCTGAACCTGGACAAGTGCATCGGCTGCCACACCTGTTCGGTCACCTGCAAGAACGTATGGACCAACCGCGCAGGCATGGAATACGCCTGGTTCAACAACGTGGAGACCAAACCCGGAATCGGCTACCCGAAGGAATGGGAGAACCAGGACAGATGGAACGGTGGCTGGGTCCGCAAGGGCTCGGGCAGGATCGAGCCGAAACAGGGCGGCAAGTGGACGCTGCTCATGAAGATCTTCGCCAACCCCAGCCTGCCGCAGATCGACGATTACTACGAGCCGTTCACCTTCGATTACGAGCACCTGCACACCGCGCCCGAGATGCGGGCGGCACCGGTGGCGCGCCCGCGCTCGCTGATCACGGGGGAGCGCATGCAGAAGATCGAGTGGGGGCCGAACTGGGAAGAGATCCTCGGAGGCGAGTTCGTCAAGCGCTCGAAGGACGTCAACTTCGAGGACGTGGAGAAGGAGATCTACGGGCAGTTCGAGAACACCTTCATGATGTATCTGCCGCGCCTGTGCGAGCACTGCCTGAACCCCACCTGCGTGGCGTCCTGTCCTTCGGGCTCGATCTACAAGCGCGAGGAAGACGGCATCGTCCTCATCGACCAGGACAAGTGTCGCGGCTGGCGCATGTGCGTCTCGGGCTGTCCGTACAAGAAGATCTATTACAACTGGGCCACCGGCAAGGCGGAGAAGTGCATCTTCTGTTATCCGCGCATCGAGGCCGGACAGCCCACCGTGTGCTCGGAGACCTGCGTGGGGCGCATCCGCTATCTGGGCGTGCTGCTCTACGACGCCGACCGCATCGCGCACGCGGCCGGCGTGGAAGATCCAAAGTCGCTCTACCAGGCGCAACTGGACATCTTCCTCGACCCCAACGACGCATCGGTGCTGGAGCAGGCACGGCGCGACGGCGTGCCCGAAGCGTGGCTGGAGGCGGCCAGGCGGTCGCCGACCTACAAGATGGCGGTGCAATGGCAAGTCGCGCTTCCCCTGCATCCCGAGTACCGCACGCTGCCGATGGTGTGGTATGTGCCGCCGCTGTCTCCCATCCAGGCGGCGGCGAACGCGGGCCAGGTCGGGACTTTCGGCGAGCTGCCGGATGTACGCAGCCTGCGCATCCCGCTCAGATATCTGGCGAACCTGCTCAGCGCCGGGGACGAGGCACCGGTCGCCCGGGCGCTGGAGCGGATGCTCGCCATGCGCGCTTACATGCGCGACCGGCACGTCGAGAAGCGCGAAAACCACGCCGTCCTCGAGCAGGTCGGCCTGACGGTCGGGCAGGTCGAGGAGATGTACCGCTACATGGCCATCGCCAACTACGAGGACCGCTTCGTGATCCCGACCACGCACCGCGAGTATGCCGAAGACGCTTTCGAGCTGCGCGGCGGCTGCGGGTTCTCCTTCGGCAACGGCTGTTCTCCAGGCGCGAGCGAAACCAGCCTGTTCGGCGGCAAGCGCCGCAAGACCATACCCATCAAGGCCCAGGCTTGA
- the narJ gene encoding nitrate reductase molybdenum cofactor assembly chaperone, with protein MISLKALGALLMYPQPELIEALPEIGAVLEAEKALSRQDKAQLAGLIAELRGAELLDAQERYVELFDRGRATSLHLFEHVHGDSRSRGQAMVDLRAMYERAGLRLSANELPDYLPAVLEYLSLRPLAEVRDMLRDCAHILRAVGDALAGRESRYSAVFGALLSVAGEEGLSRVPEPCRSPEEERRALDEEWIDKPVLFGLGAGDARPAAQVVKFVKRTP; from the coding sequence ATGATTAGCCTCAAGGCGCTGGGGGCGCTGTTGATGTATCCGCAACCCGAGCTGATCGAGGCGTTGCCGGAGATCGGCGCGGTGCTGGAGGCGGAGAAGGCGCTGTCGCGCCAGGACAAGGCGCAGCTCGCCGGCCTGATCGCCGAATTGCGCGGCGCCGAACTGCTCGATGCGCAGGAGCGCTATGTCGAACTGTTCGACCGCGGACGCGCGACCTCTTTGCATCTGTTCGAGCATGTGCATGGCGATTCGCGCAGCCGCGGACAGGCGATGGTGGATCTGAGGGCGATGTACGAGCGCGCCGGTCTGCGCCTGTCCGCGAACGAGCTGCCGGACTACCTGCCGGCGGTGCTCGAGTATCTGTCGCTGCGTCCTCTCGCCGAAGTGCGCGACATGCTGCGGGACTGCGCCCACATCCTGCGCGCGGTGGGTGATGCCCTGGCCGGCCGTGAGTCGCGCTACAGCGCGGTGTTCGGTGCGCTGCTCTCGGTGGCTGGGGAGGAAGGCTTGAGCCGCGTACCCGAGCCGTGCCGGAGTCCTGAAGAGGAGCGCCGAGCGCTCGACGAGGAGTGGATCGACAAGCCGGTGCTGTTCGGACTCGGCGCCGGCGATGCACGGCCCGCTGCGCAGGTGGTGAAGTTCGTCAAGAGAACGCCCTGA